Proteins encoded in a region of the Mycolicibacterium chitae genome:
- a CDS encoding MspA family porin: MVIRLAVLTAACVLVPIAVGAPALAEPEPPGPPVTPVANATPVPDGPVPSAPPGVLETPDGWTLTVFGKDESMTPVPALTGAPTSREYIVSGTFTGAVTGTNITSLTGGTLEAGYQIGCGIIQDSIEPIINAGIAPGFALPFLGEGGIFPLVLGAQASVNTKIALRPGTVTTVPVGKKAFKGTVPRISITGLRIKFDSCAGQSFIRSYATFGAATDNTNDVITYTGVTKIV, from the coding sequence ATGGTGATTCGACTCGCCGTCCTGACCGCTGCCTGCGTGCTGGTGCCCATCGCGGTGGGAGCGCCGGCGCTGGCCGAACCCGAGCCGCCCGGCCCGCCCGTCACCCCGGTCGCCAACGCCACCCCCGTGCCCGACGGGCCCGTCCCGTCGGCCCCACCGGGCGTGCTGGAGACCCCCGATGGGTGGACGCTGACGGTGTTCGGCAAGGACGAATCCATGACGCCGGTCCCCGCGCTGACCGGCGCGCCGACGTCGCGCGAATACATCGTCAGCGGGACGTTCACCGGCGCAGTGACCGGTACGAACATCACCAGCCTGACCGGCGGCACGCTCGAGGCCGGCTATCAGATCGGCTGCGGCATCATCCAGGATTCCATCGAGCCGATCATCAACGCCGGCATCGCGCCCGGCTTCGCCCTGCCGTTCCTCGGGGAGGGCGGGATCTTCCCGCTGGTCCTCGGCGCCCAGGCAAGCGTCAACACCAAGATCGCGCTGCGCCCCGGCACGGTCACCACCGTCCCGGTGGGCAAGAAGGCCTTCAAGGGCACCGTCCCGCGGATCTCCATCACGGGCCTGCGGATCAAGTTCGACAGCTGCGCCGGCCAGTCCTTCATCCGGTCCTACGCCACCTTCGGGGCCGCCACCGACAACACCAACGACGTCATCACATACACGGGGGTGACCAAAATTGTTTGA
- the leuS gene encoding leucine--tRNA ligase: MTEPLSSGAESDAPQFRYTAELAGRIEQDWQQLWRDRGTFNVPNPVGSLAPPAGTAVPEDKMFVQDMFPYPSGDGLHVGHPLGYIATDVYARYFRMTGRNVLHALGFDAFGLPAEQYAIQTGTHPRTRTEANIVNFRRQLGRLGLGHDARRSFSTTDVDYYKWTQWIFLQIYNAWFDTDAQKARPISELVAEFEAGTRTLDDGRDWADLDAAARADVIDGHRLVYRSDSMVNWCPGLGTVLANEEVTADGRSERGNFPVFRKRLRQWMMRITAYSDRLLDDLDVLDWPDKVKAMQRNWIGRSTGATALFDSPAGDIEVFTTRPDTLFGATYLVLAPEHELVDQLVADAWPDGVDERWTYGAATPGAAVDAYRKAIAAKSDLERQENKTKTGVFLGAYAVNPANDAPVPIFIADYVLAGYGTGAIMAVPSGDQRDWDFATEFGLPIVEVVAGGDISQGAHTGDGTLVNSGFLNGMDVATAKAAMAEKLTADGRGEERVEYKLRDWLFARQRYWGEPFPIVYDADGRAHPLPESALPVELPDVEDYSPVLFDPEDASTEPSPPLNKAVDWVHVELDLGDGLKPYSRDTNVMPQWAGSSWYELRYCDPHNPETFCDKENEQYWMGPRPAEHGPDDPGGVDLYVGGVEHAVLHLLYSRFWHKVLFDLGHVSSKEPYRRLVNQGYIQAFAYTDSRGAYVPAADVVERDGKFFLPTDSGEIEVFQEFGKIGKSLKNSISPDEICDGYGADTLRVYEMSMGPLEASRPWATKDVVGAYRFLQRVWRLVVDETTGADRVTDDELDDATLRALHRAIAGVSEDYANLRNNTAAAKLIEYTNHLTKAGVTARAAIAPLVLMLAPLAPHLAEELWRRLGNAESLAHGPFPVADEAYLVEDTVEYPVQVNGKVRGHITVPADADAKALEAAAVADEKVQAFLAGATPKKVIVVPGKLVNIVA, from the coding sequence GTGACCGAACCCCTGAGCTCCGGAGCCGAGTCCGACGCACCGCAATTCCGCTACACCGCGGAGCTCGCGGGCCGGATCGAGCAGGACTGGCAGCAGCTCTGGCGGGACCGCGGGACATTCAATGTCCCCAACCCGGTCGGGTCGCTGGCGCCGCCGGCGGGCACCGCGGTGCCCGAGGACAAGATGTTCGTCCAGGACATGTTCCCGTACCCGTCCGGCGACGGACTGCACGTCGGGCACCCGCTGGGCTACATCGCCACCGACGTCTACGCGCGCTACTTCCGCATGACGGGCCGCAACGTGCTGCACGCGCTGGGGTTCGACGCGTTCGGGCTGCCCGCCGAGCAGTACGCCATCCAGACCGGCACGCACCCGCGGACCCGGACCGAGGCCAACATCGTCAACTTCCGCCGGCAGCTGGGCCGGCTGGGGCTGGGACACGATGCGCGGCGCAGTTTCTCCACCACCGACGTCGACTACTACAAGTGGACGCAGTGGATCTTCCTGCAGATCTACAACGCCTGGTTCGACACCGACGCCCAGAAGGCGCGGCCCATCTCCGAGCTGGTCGCCGAGTTCGAGGCCGGCACAAGAACTCTCGACGACGGCCGCGACTGGGCGGACCTGGACGCCGCGGCCCGCGCCGATGTGATCGACGGCCATCGGCTGGTCTACCGCTCGGACTCGATGGTCAACTGGTGCCCCGGTCTGGGCACGGTGCTGGCCAACGAGGAGGTCACCGCCGACGGCCGCAGCGAGCGCGGCAACTTCCCGGTGTTCCGCAAGCGCCTGCGGCAGTGGATGATGCGGATCACCGCCTACTCCGACCGGTTGCTCGACGACCTGGACGTGCTGGACTGGCCGGACAAGGTCAAGGCCATGCAGCGCAACTGGATCGGGCGCTCCACCGGCGCCACCGCGCTGTTCGACTCGCCGGCCGGCGACATCGAGGTGTTCACCACCCGCCCGGACACCCTGTTCGGCGCGACGTACCTGGTGCTGGCACCCGAGCACGAACTGGTGGATCAACTGGTGGCCGACGCCTGGCCCGACGGTGTCGACGAGCGCTGGACCTACGGGGCGGCCACGCCGGGTGCGGCGGTCGACGCCTACCGCAAGGCGATCGCCGCCAAGTCGGACCTGGAACGCCAGGAGAACAAGACCAAGACCGGCGTGTTCCTGGGCGCCTACGCCGTCAACCCCGCCAACGACGCCCCGGTGCCGATCTTCATCGCCGACTACGTGCTGGCCGGCTACGGCACCGGCGCCATCATGGCGGTGCCCAGCGGCGACCAGCGGGACTGGGATTTCGCCACCGAGTTCGGCCTGCCGATCGTGGAAGTCGTTGCCGGCGGCGACATCTCGCAGGGCGCCCATACCGGCGACGGCACGCTGGTGAATTCGGGCTTCCTCAACGGCATGGACGTCGCGACCGCCAAGGCGGCCATGGCCGAGAAGCTGACGGCCGACGGGCGCGGTGAAGAGCGCGTCGAGTACAAGCTGCGGGATTGGCTGTTCGCCCGGCAGCGCTACTGGGGTGAGCCGTTCCCCATCGTCTACGACGCCGACGGCCGGGCCCACCCGCTGCCGGAGTCCGCGCTGCCGGTGGAACTGCCCGACGTCGAGGACTACTCGCCGGTGCTGTTCGACCCGGAGGACGCCTCCACCGAACCGTCGCCGCCGCTGAACAAGGCGGTCGACTGGGTGCATGTCGAGCTGGATCTCGGCGACGGCCTCAAGCCCTACAGCCGCGACACCAACGTCATGCCGCAGTGGGCCGGCAGCTCCTGGTACGAGCTGCGCTACTGCGACCCGCACAATCCGGAGACGTTCTGCGACAAGGAGAACGAGCAGTACTGGATGGGGCCGCGGCCGGCCGAGCACGGCCCGGACGATCCGGGCGGTGTCGACCTCTACGTCGGTGGCGTCGAGCACGCCGTGCTGCACCTGCTGTATTCCCGGTTCTGGCACAAGGTGCTCTTCGACCTCGGGCACGTCAGCTCGAAGGAGCCCTACCGGCGGCTGGTGAACCAGGGCTACATCCAGGCGTTCGCCTACACCGATTCCCGGGGCGCCTATGTGCCGGCCGCCGACGTCGTCGAGCGGGACGGAAAGTTCTTCCTGCCCACCGACTCCGGCGAGATCGAGGTGTTCCAGGAATTCGGCAAGATCGGCAAGAGCCTGAAGAACTCGATCTCACCCGACGAGATCTGCGACGGCTACGGCGCCGACACGCTGCGCGTCTACGAGATGTCGATGGGTCCGCTGGAGGCCTCGCGCCCGTGGGCCACCAAGGATGTGGTGGGCGCCTACCGGTTCCTGCAGCGGGTGTGGCGGCTGGTGGTCGACGAGACCACCGGCGCCGACCGCGTCACCGACGACGAACTGGACGACGCGACGTTGCGCGCGCTGCACCGCGCGATCGCCGGGGTGTCCGAGGATTACGCGAACCTGCGCAACAACACCGCCGCGGCGAAGCTGATCGAATACACCAATCACTTGACCAAGGCGGGCGTCACCGCGCGCGCCGCGATCGCGCCGCTGGTGTTGATGCTCGCGCCGCTGGCCCCGCACCTGGCCGAGGAGCTGTGGCGGCGCCTCGGTAACGCGGAGTCGTTGGCGCACGGGCCTTTCCCGGTGGCCGACGAGGCGTATCTGGTGGAGGACACCGTGGAGTACCCGGTCCAGGTCAACGGCAAGGTACGCGGGCACATCACGGTGCCCGCCGACGCCGATGCCAAGGCCCTGGAGGCCGCCGCGGTCGCCGACGAGAAGGTGCAGGCGTTCCTGGCCGGGGCCACCCCGAAGAAGGTCATCGTGGTGCCGGGCAAGCTGGTCAACATCGTCGCCTGA
- a CDS encoding SDR family oxidoreductase, which translates to MPTALITGASRGLGAAIAAALAPTHTLLLAGRPSADLDAVAERFGAPTWPLELTDADSIEASAEVLAELDVLVHCAGVAYPGRVAESTPEEWRATLEVNVVGAVALTLALLPALRAARGQVVFINSGSGRNPSPGLASYSASKFALRAFAESLRADEPTLRVSTVYPGRIDTDMQRDLTAYEGRDYDPARFLKPETVAQIVADVVTTPPDGDVHEVVVRPRPR; encoded by the coding sequence ATGCCGACCGCTCTGATCACCGGTGCCTCCCGCGGGCTCGGCGCGGCCATCGCCGCCGCGCTGGCCCCCACCCACACCCTGCTGCTGGCGGGCCGACCGTCGGCCGACCTCGACGCCGTCGCCGAGCGATTCGGCGCGCCCACCTGGCCGTTGGAGCTCACCGATGCCGACAGCATCGAGGCCAGCGCCGAGGTGCTGGCCGAACTCGACGTGTTGGTGCACTGCGCCGGGGTGGCCTACCCGGGGCGGGTCGCCGAATCGACGCCGGAAGAGTGGCGCGCCACCCTCGAGGTGAACGTCGTCGGGGCCGTCGCACTGACCTTGGCGCTGCTGCCGGCGCTGCGCGCGGCCCGCGGTCAGGTGGTGTTCATCAACTCCGGTTCCGGGCGCAACCCCTCCCCCGGGCTGGCGTCGTACTCGGCCAGCAAGTTCGCGTTGCGGGCGTTCGCCGAGTCGCTGCGGGCCGACGAGCCGACGCTGCGGGTGAGCACCGTGTACCCCGGCCGGATCGACACCGACATGCAGCGCGACCTGACCGCCTACGAGGGCCGCGACTACGACCCGGCGCGCTTCCTGAAGCCCGAGACCGTCGCGCAGATCGTTGCCGATGTGGTCACGACGCCACCGGACGGCGACGTGCACGAGGTGGTTGTCCGGCCCCGGCCTCGGTAG
- a CDS encoding MarR family winged helix-turn-helix transcriptional regulator, with translation MPEGDATLPDVTHLAEGLHRTLAKLFTLLRRSDNHTEAAGELTLAQLSILVTLLNQGPIRMTELAAHERVRTPTTTVAIRRLEKLGLVKRTKDPSDLRAVLVEITPKGHAQHQEALTHRYASLAALLRGLSPEDLETLEAALGPLERLAGE, from the coding sequence ATGCCAGAAGGCGACGCCACCCTCCCCGATGTGACCCACCTTGCCGAGGGTCTGCACCGTACCCTGGCGAAGCTGTTCACCCTGCTCAGGCGCAGTGACAATCACACCGAAGCCGCGGGCGAGCTCACGCTGGCGCAGCTGTCGATCCTGGTCACGCTGCTCAATCAGGGCCCCATCCGGATGACCGAGCTGGCGGCCCACGAGCGGGTCCGGACCCCGACCACCACCGTCGCGATCCGGCGCCTCGAGAAGCTCGGTCTGGTCAAGCGCACCAAGGATCCCTCCGATCTGCGCGCCGTGCTCGTGGAGATCACGCCCAAGGGGCACGCGCAGCATCAGGAGGCCCTGACGCACCGCTACGCTTCGCTGGCGGCGCTGCTGCGCGGGCTCAGTCCCGAGGATCTCGAGACGCTCGAGGCCGCGCTGGGCCCCCTGGAACGGCTGGCCGGTGAGTAG
- the ggh gene encoding glucosylglycerate hydrolase, with translation MEGVAPDPSFTPTQLAARAAYLLRGNDLGTMTTAAPLLYPHMWSWDAAFVAVGLAPLSVERAVVELDTLLSAQWTNGMIPHIVFANGVDGYFPGPARWATATLAAHAPRNRHTSGITQPPVHAIAVQRILDHARRRGRSSRAVADAFLDRRWDALVRWHRWLAESRDQNSRGRITLYHGWESGMDNSPRWDAAYANVIPGAVPAYQRADNSIITDATQRPSDVEYDRYLWLLEEMKAARYDDDLLPKVMSFAVEDVFVSAIFAVACTVLAEIGEEQRRPRSDVRELYGWADLFRGGVVESCDERSGAARDYDVRAERWVATETVAQFAPLLCGGLPHDRERALLKLMEGPRFAGHPDLKYALIPSTSPVSRDFRAREYWRGPVWPVMTWLFSWAFGRRGWVERSASLRREGLRQASDGTFAEYYEPFTGAPLGSMQQSWTAAAVLDWLG, from the coding sequence ATGGAGGGCGTGGCACCGGACCCCAGTTTCACCCCGACCCAGCTCGCCGCCCGCGCGGCCTACCTGCTGCGAGGAAATGACCTGGGCACCATGACCACTGCGGCACCGCTGCTGTATCCGCACATGTGGAGCTGGGATGCGGCGTTCGTGGCCGTCGGGCTGGCCCCGCTGAGCGTCGAACGCGCCGTCGTCGAACTCGACACTCTGCTGTCGGCGCAGTGGACCAACGGCATGATCCCGCACATCGTGTTCGCCAACGGGGTCGACGGGTACTTCCCCGGCCCGGCGCGCTGGGCCACCGCGACCCTGGCCGCGCACGCCCCGCGCAACCGGCACACCTCGGGGATCACCCAGCCGCCGGTGCACGCGATCGCCGTGCAGCGCATCCTCGATCATGCGCGACGGCGGGGCCGGTCGAGCCGGGCGGTCGCCGATGCGTTCCTGGACCGCCGCTGGGACGCCCTGGTGCGCTGGCACCGCTGGCTCGCCGAGAGCCGCGACCAGAATTCGCGCGGGCGCATCACGCTCTACCACGGCTGGGAATCCGGGATGGACAACTCCCCGCGGTGGGATGCCGCCTACGCCAACGTGATTCCGGGCGCGGTGCCCGCGTATCAGCGCGCGGACAACAGCATCATCACCGACGCGACCCAACGTCCCTCCGACGTCGAGTACGACCGGTACCTGTGGCTGCTCGAGGAGATGAAGGCCGCCCGCTACGACGACGACTTGCTGCCGAAGGTCATGAGCTTCGCCGTCGAGGACGTGTTCGTCTCGGCGATCTTCGCGGTGGCCTGCACGGTGCTCGCCGAGATCGGGGAGGAGCAGCGGCGCCCGCGTAGCGATGTGCGCGAGCTGTACGGCTGGGCGGATCTGTTCCGCGGCGGCGTCGTCGAGAGTTGCGACGAACGATCGGGCGCAGCAAGGGATTACGACGTGCGTGCGGAGCGCTGGGTGGCCACCGAGACGGTCGCCCAGTTCGCCCCCCTGCTGTGCGGCGGGTTGCCGCACGACCGGGAGCGCGCGCTGCTGAAGCTGATGGAGGGCCCGCGCTTTGCCGGGCATCCCGACCTGAAGTACGCGCTGATCCCGTCGACGTCCCCGGTGTCGCGGGACTTTCGGGCCCGCGAATACTGGCGTGGCCCGGTGTGGCCGGTGATGACGTGGCTCTTCTCCTGGGCGTTCGGCCGACGCGGCTGGGTGGAGCGCTCGGCGTCGCTGCGCCGGGAGGGGCTGCGCCAGGCCAGCGACGGGACCTTCGCCGAGTATTACGAGCCGTTCACCGGGGCGCCGCTGGGCAGCATGCAGCAGTCGTGGACCGCGGCCGCGGTGCTCGACTGGCTGGGCTGA
- the purU gene encoding formyltetrahydrofolate deformylase has protein sequence MTSESFPSATTLPAKDIGRLLLRCADRPGLVAAISGFLSDAGANIISLDQHSTTQTGGTFMQRTIFHMPGLAAARDELEREFAARVADQFAMDFRLTEAAKPKRVAILASREDHCLLDLLWRNRRGELDMSVAMVISNHSDLADQVRPFGVPFLHVPAHKDIRAEAEARQLDLLRGNVDLVVLARYMQILSGAFLTEVGCPLINIHHSFLPAFVGEAPYRKARERGVKLVGATAHYVTEELDEGPIIEQDVVRVDHRHTVDDLRRLGADVERVVLSRAVLWHCEDRIVQHGNQTIVL, from the coding sequence ATGACCTCGGAGAGTTTCCCCTCGGCCACCACGCTGCCGGCCAAGGACATCGGTCGGCTGCTGCTGCGCTGCGCGGACCGCCCTGGCCTGGTGGCCGCCATCAGCGGGTTCCTGTCCGACGCCGGGGCCAACATCATCTCGCTGGATCAGCATTCGACCACGCAGACCGGCGGCACGTTCATGCAGCGCACCATCTTCCACATGCCCGGCCTGGCCGCCGCCCGCGACGAGCTCGAGCGCGAGTTCGCCGCGCGGGTCGCCGACCAGTTCGCGATGGACTTTCGCCTCACCGAGGCCGCCAAGCCCAAGCGCGTCGCCATCCTCGCCTCCCGCGAGGACCACTGCCTGCTGGACCTGTTGTGGCGCAACCGCCGCGGCGAGCTGGACATGTCGGTGGCGATGGTGATCTCCAACCATTCCGACCTGGCCGATCAGGTCCGCCCGTTCGGGGTGCCGTTCCTGCATGTGCCCGCGCACAAGGACATTCGGGCCGAGGCCGAGGCGCGCCAGCTCGACCTACTGCGCGGCAACGTCGACCTGGTGGTGCTCGCGCGCTACATGCAGATCCTGTCCGGTGCGTTCCTCACCGAGGTCGGCTGCCCGCTGATCAACATTCACCACTCGTTCCTGCCCGCCTTTGTCGGCGAGGCCCCCTACCGCAAGGCCCGGGAACGCGGCGTGAAGCTGGTGGGCGCCACCGCGCATTACGTCACCGAGGAACTCGACGAGGGCCCCATCATCGAACAGGACGTCGTGCGGGTGGACCACCGGCACACCGTCGACGACCTGCGGCGCCTCGGCGCCGACGTCGAGCGCGTGGTGCTCTCCCGCGCCGTGCTGTGGCACTGCGAGGACCGCATTGTGCAGCACGGCAATCAGACGATCGTCCTCTGA
- a CDS encoding LpqN/LpqT family lipoprotein, which translates to MFSKARSWRVVAGGAAAGVACVVGFVGSTTAAADPVLPAPPAPVPAPVTVTQTVTAAPVAAGTAPSAAAVPQAVPQQAVPHQPAALLAAPAVPTLAPATSGTLREYFADKGVALEAQDPRVFEALHITLPMPPGWTQVPDPNVPDAYVVIADRASGGLYTSNAQVVIYRLVGEFDPKEAITHGYVDSQQLPAWQSTDASLADFGGFPSALIEGTYTENELPLNTSRRHVIAKAGADHYLVSLAVTTSVSQAVATADATDAIVNGFRVTDPATPTALPVAPAPATPGDPAAVAPAPAAAPAPVAPAVPAAAPVLPGVPAPTG; encoded by the coding sequence ATGTTCTCCAAGGCCCGAAGCTGGCGCGTTGTGGCAGGTGGGGCGGCCGCCGGCGTTGCGTGCGTGGTGGGTTTCGTCGGCTCCACGACCGCCGCGGCCGACCCGGTGCTGCCCGCGCCACCGGCCCCCGTCCCGGCGCCGGTCACGGTCACCCAGACCGTCACCGCCGCACCCGTCGCCGCCGGCACCGCGCCATCGGCCGCAGCCGTGCCCCAAGCCGTGCCCCAGCAGGCCGTGCCCCACCAACCGGCCGCCCTGCTGGCCGCCCCGGCGGTCCCGACGCTGGCCCCGGCCACCTCCGGGACGCTGCGCGAGTACTTCGCCGACAAGGGCGTGGCCCTCGAAGCGCAGGATCCGCGCGTGTTCGAGGCGCTGCACATCACCTTGCCGATGCCGCCGGGCTGGACGCAGGTGCCCGACCCCAACGTCCCCGACGCGTACGTGGTGATCGCCGACCGCGCCAGCGGCGGCCTGTACACCTCGAACGCGCAGGTGGTGATCTACCGGCTGGTCGGCGAGTTCGACCCGAAGGAAGCGATCACCCACGGCTACGTCGACAGCCAGCAGTTGCCGGCCTGGCAGTCCACCGACGCGTCGCTGGCCGACTTCGGCGGCTTCCCGTCCGCGCTGATCGAGGGCACCTACACGGAGAACGAGTTGCCGCTGAACACCTCGCGCCGGCACGTCATCGCCAAGGCCGGGGCCGACCACTACCTGGTGTCGCTGGCGGTGACCACCTCGGTGAGCCAGGCCGTGGCCACCGCGGACGCCACCGATGCGATCGTCAACGGCTTCCGCGTCACCGACCCGGCCACGCCGACGGCCCTGCCTGTCGCGCCGGCGCCCGCGACGCCCGGCGACCCGGCTGCCGTCGCGCCCGCCCCGGCTGCCGCACCGGCACCGGTGGCGCCGGCCGTCCCCGCGGCCGCGCCGGTCCTGCCCGGGGTGCCCGCACCCACCGGATAG
- a CDS encoding ABC transporter substrate-binding protein/permease produces MRSSARRLPALLIVALLGLGLILAPPAAADQCAPPGIDSASALPTNLAAAAQGPEQDRYTTATTAPLDSIDVAALGLGTAGTLTVGTLSDAPPSICINAAGQFTGFDNEVLRAIAEKLGLRVNFVGTDFSGLLAQVASRRFDVGSSSITTTEPRRRTVGFTNGYDFGYFSLVVPSGSPITSFSQLGPGQRIGVVQGTVQESYVVDTLGLDPVKYPDYNTVYASLKTRQLDAWVAPSQQAVGTVQPGDPAEIIENTFSLDNFVAYAVAQENQPLIDALNSGLDAVIADGTWARLYSEWVPRALPPGWKPGSKAAPEPQLPDFAALAEAQEPERAEGAAPKSVLAQLGTAFFSWDLYKQAIPDLFKTGLPNTLILTFWAAVIGLVLGMVLAVAGISRSRWLRWPARVYTDIFRGLPEVVIILIIGLGFGPVVGGLTGNNPYPLGIAALGLMAAAYVGEILRSGIQSVEAGQLEASRALGFSYSSSMKLVVVPQGVRRVLPALVNQFISLLKASSLVYFLGLVASQRELFQVGRDLNAQTGNLSPLVAAGLFYLALTIPLTHLVNYIDARLRRGRTTSAEDPLDPANPATTQEMI; encoded by the coding sequence ATGAGATCTTCCGCCCGCCGACTTCCGGCGCTGTTGATCGTGGCGCTGCTCGGGCTGGGGCTGATCCTGGCCCCGCCCGCCGCCGCCGATCAGTGCGCCCCGCCCGGCATCGACAGCGCCAGCGCGTTACCGACGAACCTGGCCGCCGCGGCCCAGGGCCCTGAACAGGACCGCTACACCACCGCGACGACGGCCCCGCTGGACTCGATCGACGTCGCCGCCCTCGGCCTGGGCACAGCGGGCACCCTGACCGTGGGCACGCTCTCCGATGCGCCGCCGAGCATCTGCATCAACGCCGCCGGCCAGTTCACCGGGTTCGACAACGAAGTGCTGCGCGCCATCGCCGAGAAGCTGGGGCTGCGGGTGAACTTCGTGGGCACCGACTTCTCCGGGCTGCTGGCGCAGGTGGCCTCCCGCCGGTTCGACGTCGGGTCGTCCTCGATCACCACCACCGAACCGCGCCGGCGCACCGTCGGCTTCACCAACGGCTATGACTTCGGCTACTTCTCGCTGGTGGTGCCCAGCGGTTCGCCGATCACCAGCTTCTCCCAACTCGGGCCGGGCCAGCGCATCGGCGTGGTGCAGGGCACCGTCCAGGAGTCCTACGTGGTGGACACCCTCGGGCTGGACCCGGTGAAGTACCCGGACTACAACACCGTCTACGCCAGCCTGAAGACCCGCCAGCTCGACGCGTGGGTGGCGCCGTCGCAGCAGGCCGTCGGCACCGTGCAGCCCGGCGATCCCGCCGAGATCATCGAAAACACGTTCAGCCTGGACAATTTCGTGGCCTACGCGGTGGCGCAGGAGAATCAGCCGCTGATCGACGCGCTGAACTCGGGCCTGGACGCCGTGATCGCCGACGGCACCTGGGCGCGGCTGTATTCGGAGTGGGTCCCGCGGGCGCTGCCGCCGGGCTGGAAGCCCGGGTCGAAGGCCGCCCCCGAGCCGCAACTGCCCGACTTCGCCGCGCTCGCCGAGGCACAGGAACCCGAACGCGCCGAGGGCGCGGCGCCGAAATCCGTGCTGGCGCAGCTCGGTACGGCGTTCTTCAGCTGGGACCTGTACAAGCAGGCCATCCCGGACCTGTTCAAGACCGGTCTGCCCAACACGCTGATCCTGACCTTCTGGGCCGCGGTGATCGGGCTGGTGCTCGGCATGGTCCTGGCCGTCGCGGGGATCTCACGCTCGCGCTGGCTGCGCTGGCCCGCCCGGGTGTACACCGACATCTTCCGCGGGCTGCCCGAGGTGGTGATCATCCTGATCATCGGCCTGGGCTTCGGTCCGGTGGTCGGCGGCCTCACCGGAAACAACCCGTACCCGTTGGGAATTGCGGCCCTGGGGCTGATGGCCGCGGCCTACGTCGGGGAGATCCTGCGCTCCGGCATCCAGAGCGTGGAGGCCGGCCAACTCGAGGCATCCCGCGCGCTGGGCTTCAGCTACTCGTCGTCGATGAAGCTGGTGGTGGTCCCGCAGGGCGTGCGACGGGTGCTGCCCGCGCTGGTCAACCAGTTCATCTCGCTGCTCAAGGCGTCCTCGCTGGTGTACTTCCTGGGCCTGGTGGCCAGCCAGCGCGAACTGTTCCAGGTGGGCCGAGATCTCAACGCGCAGACCGGGAACCTCTCCCCGCTGGTGGCCGCCGGGTTGTTCTACCTGGCGCTGACCATCCCGCTGACGCACCTGGTCAACTACATCGACGCCCGGCTGCGTCGCGGGCGCACCACCTCGGCCGAGGACCCGTTGGATCCGGCGAACCCGGCGACCACTCAGGAGATGATCTGA
- a CDS encoding amino acid ABC transporter ATP-binding protein — MAIEAVSLAGKDIHLAFGPTKVLRGVDIDVPAGSTAAVIGPSGSGKSTLLRTLNRLYEPDSGDILLDGRSVLQDDPDRLRQRIGMVFQQFNLFPHRSVLDNVSLAPRKLKGLSAEAAKDLALGQLERVGLRHKADVRPGTLSGGQQQRVAIARALAMSPQVMFFDEATSALDPELVKGILALIAELGADGMTMVVVTHEMGFARSAADAVVFMDHGTVVEAGPPERIFEAAETDRLQRFLSQVL, encoded by the coding sequence ATGGCGATCGAGGCAGTCTCACTGGCGGGCAAGGACATTCACCTAGCCTTCGGACCGACCAAGGTGCTGCGCGGCGTCGACATCGACGTGCCGGCGGGCAGCACCGCCGCGGTGATCGGGCCGTCGGGCTCGGGCAAGTCCACCCTGCTGCGCACGTTGAACCGGCTCTACGAACCCGACAGCGGCGACATCCTGCTCGACGGGCGCTCGGTGCTCCAGGACGACCCGGATCGGCTGCGGCAACGCATCGGCATGGTGTTCCAGCAGTTCAACCTGTTCCCGCACCGCAGCGTGCTGGACAACGTCAGCCTGGCCCCGCGCAAGCTCAAGGGCCTGTCGGCCGAGGCCGCCAAGGATCTGGCGCTGGGCCAGCTGGAACGAGTGGGGCTGCGGCACAAGGCCGATGTGCGGCCGGGCACCCTGTCGGGCGGCCAACAGCAGCGGGTGGCGATCGCCCGGGCGCTGGCGATGTCGCCGCAGGTGATGTTCTTCGACGAGGCCACCTCGGCGCTGGACCCCGAACTGGTCAAGGGCATCCTCGCGTTGATCGCCGAACTCGGTGCCGACGGGATGACCATGGTGGTGGTGACCCACGAGATGGGGTTTGCCCGATCGGCCGCCGACGCGGTGGTGTTCATGGACCACGGCACGGTGGTCGAGGCCGGCCCCCCGGAGCGGATCTTCGAGGCCGCCGAGACCGACCGGCTCCAGCGGTTCCTCTCCCAGGTGCTGTGA